The genomic segment AATGCAGTAGACAATTCAAAAACACTAATACTTTTTCTTAAATGTTTAAATTTATCTTTCAATGTTTCTTTATTTTTTATTCTTTCTTCTATTTGATCTAATATGCAATTAATTACAGTATTTTTAGCATCTCCATAATCCTCAAACAACCATGCATTAAAGTTTATTATCAGAGCAGCATTATCTTTCTTGCATAGTTCTTCTTGGCTGATTGACATAATGCTTGATTTTCCACTACCCCAATCACCATAAACACCTATACTCGCAGGAAGTAAACTATCATCTATCACTATCTCATTAACCAATTCCGCAATATACTCAAAATCTATATAATCTATATTTGATTCACTGTCTTTCCACATTTTATTACCTTTCCTCTATACATTCCATTATATCTTCAATATCACAATCCAAAGCATTGCAAATTCTAAGCAAAACATCCGTAGTTACATTTTGTCCGTTCTTCATTTTGTAAAATGTACTTTTACTTACTTTTGCCTTTTCCATCAATTCATTATTTGTCATATCTAAATCAATGAGTTTTTTGAACAATCTTTTATAACTAAAAAACCTCATTCTTATCCTCCGTTCAAGAAAACTATATTCATTACATTATACCATAAAATATACTTTTTTCATAAATATATTCTCTTTAATCGAACTCACACAAATAAAAAAAGAGACGGTGCAGCCCTAAGACCACACCGACCATAAATTTATCTCTCAGCTTCTTTGTTTGCTTCTTTCTTTTCCTTTGGCTTTTCCTTATCTTCAGCTTGATATTTCTTGATAGCTCCAAGTACAGATTCTTTCTTTACCTCCTGTCCTTTCATTTGTTCCTTTGCCTTTAAGAGCTTTGAAGAAAGTATCCTGACATTACTATGCTCCTTGCCGTTATCATCAATGGAAGTTCTGATTTGTCCAAAGAGCTTAACAAAATCTCCCTGCTTAAAGTCCTTTGGAATATAACTTTTTTCTCCATAAGCGGAACAATTATGATATAGCTTGTTACCTTCATCATCTTTGGATACTACGGAAAAATTCGCTACCTTGAAGGCTTCTCCGTTTTTGTTTTCTCTCTCAACAACATCTACCTTACCGACAACATTTCCAACGATATTTATAAGGTTATCTTTCTCTTCCTGAACATAAGCCAGGTCTTTTATCTGCCCCTGTTCTCTTAAATCTTCGATCATGTAGTCAAATTCCTCATGCAGCAAATTAACGGTGTCATTGTCCATATAAGCGTCATAAAGCTTGTTTAAAGCACTTTCATCATTGATACCTTTTTCCATGCTTATAATCGCCTTCACAAAGTCTTTATGGTTATCATTTACCATATCTTCAATCCTATACCTTATTGTTTTGTAATCCATGTTTTTATCTCCTTTCATGGTAAAAGGGAGCTATTCGCTCCCTTATCTTGCATATTCCTGTTCTTTTGTAGTTTGTTTCTCTTCCGTTTTGCTTTCACTTTGATAAGCTATGATCTGTCCTAAAATAGACGGTTTATCTTCCGTTCTTTGAGAAGTTTCCTCTTTTGTATGGAGATTATCTTCCACATCATAGGTTGATTCAAAGTAATCACTGTCCCTGAAATCATTGTCATATCGGTCAGGAATTCCGTCATTATCCA from the Streptococcus constellatus subsp. constellatus genome contains:
- a CDS encoding helix-turn-helix domain-containing protein, yielding MRFFSYKRLFKKLIDLDMTNNELMEKAKVSKSTFYKMKNGQNVTTDVLLRICNALDCDIEDIMECIEER